The region TCGCCGGCGAAGAGGGCGTTCTCCCGCCGGAAGGCTTGTTTGCTGAAGGTGTGGCCGGCGCGGGCCATGACGGCACGGCCGCCGGCTTTGGCTATTTCCTCGGCGACGACCATGGAGCATTTGGCGTCGTAGACGACGGCGCCGGACTCCCGGGCGAGGTAGTGGCGGGCGAGGAGGACGATGATGTCGTCGTTGTCGAGGGGACGGCCGGTTTCGTCGACAAAGCCGACACGGTCGCCGTCGCCGTCGAAGGCGGCGCCGAGGGCGGCGCCGGTGCGGCAGACTTCGGCGCCGAGGGCGGCGAGGTTTTCGGCGAGGGCGGGGTTGGGGGGGCGGTGGGGGAAGTTGCCGTCAGGCTGACAGTAGAGTTCGACGACGTCGTAGCCAAGACTGCGGAAGAGCTGGGGGGCGAGGCGCGATACTGCGCCGTTGCCGGCGTCGAGGACGACTTTTAGGGACCCCCGCCGGGCGCAAGCAGCGGTGAAGGCGAGGTAGTCGGCGGCGACGGGGAGCCTGGCGATGCTGCCGCTGCCCTCGGTACGGGCGCCGGCGGCGACGAGGCGGGCGAGGTCGGCGATGTCTGCTTCGCTGACCGGTTCGGGGCCGAGGACGAGTTTGAAGCCGTTATAGGGGGCGGGGTTGTGGGAGGCGGTGACCATGACGCCGCCCACGGCCGCCGTCTTTTTGAGGGCGTAGGAGAAGGCGGGGGTGGAGACGGTGCCGATGTCGAGGACGTGGCAGCCGGATTCGGCGAGGGTTTCGATGACGATGGCCTGGAGGGCCGGGGTGGAGAGGCGGACGTCGCCGCCGACGACGACTTGTCGGCCGGCGAGCTTGAGGCCGACGGCGAGGGCGATTTTGCGGGCGGCGACGTCGGTGAGGTCGCCGCCGGCGATGCCGCGGATGTCGCAGGCGTGGAAGATATTCATGGCGGTGCTCCTTTCGGGACGGATCAGGGTTGTCGCGCGTGCTTATAGCTTAATTATAAACCCCGGTGGCAGGCGGGGTAAGTCCTTGGCGTTCGCCATCCGGTAAATTATGCCTGGTTAGTATGCTCTTTGTATGCAAAATCAAGCAGGGCTCCCGCCGCAATACGGGCTATTTTTCGGCGGGCTTAAGGTGGCTGCGTCTGCGAAACGACACCACGGCGCCAAGGACGGCGAAGACCGCCCCGACACCCAGTGCGGTATGGTAACCGGTCAGGAAGGCGCCGATCTGCTGCCCGGTGGTCGGCGACGCTATTCCCGCGAGCGACGCCGCCTGCCGCGTCTCCAGAATCGACACGGCGATGGCGATGCCGCACACCTGGCCGACGTTGCGCACGAGGGAGTTGATGCCGCCGGCGAGGCCGAGCTTTTCAGGCGGGGCGGCGCTCATTACGCTGTTGTTGTTGGGGGACTGGAACAGGCCGTTGCCCAGGCCCAGAACCGCTTGCCCCAGTGCTACCTTCCAGACCGCAGCCGCTGCGGTGAGCGTCGCCAGCCAGACTAGGCCCGCCGCCGTTACCGACAGGCCGGCGGCGCACAGCAGGGCGGGGTTTACCCGTTCGGATAAGTAGCCGCTGACCGGGGCCACGAAGGCCAGGACGATGGGAAAGGGGGTCATCAGCAGGCCGATGTGGGAGGATTCGAGATTAAGTATTCGGCTTAGATAAAAAGGGAGGAGCATGGTATTGGAAAATACCGCCATGAAGGACAGCAGTCCTGTTATGTTGCCTGAGAGAAAAGCCCATTTTCGAAAGAGGCTGAAATCGATCATGGGAAAAAGGGTGCGTTTTTCGTGGCGGACAAACGCGCCCAGCGCGAGAACGGAGGTCGCTGCAAGGGCTATTACGGCCGCCGAGCGCCAGCCCCATTCCTCGCCGTGGCTTACGGCCAGCAAAAAGGCGGTCATGCCGACGGCGAACAGGCCGGCTCCCGCGTAGTCGAACTTTTCGTCCAGGCGGCGTTCGTTGGCGGGGAGGATGTAGTAGCCCGCCAATAGGGCGACGGCGCCGATGGGCAGGTTGACAAAGAATATGGATTCCCACCCGAAAGCGCCTACTAAGAGGCCCCCGACGCTGGGCCCGGTCATCGAGCCCAGCGCCACGACCATGCCGACCATGCCGAGGGCTCTGCCCCGGCCGGGCCCCGGAAAGGCGGCCGCGACGATGGCGGGGGCGTTGGCCATGAGCATCGCGGCGCCGACGGCCTGCACGACTCTGGCGGCGATCAGGAGGGCGATATGCCCCGATAGCCCGCAAAGCATCGAGCCCAGTGTAAATACGAAAAACCCGGCGTTGCAGACCAGCCGGCGGCTGAAGATGTCGCCCAGCCGCCCGAACAGGGGCAGCAGGCAGGATATTGTCAGCAGATACGCCGACACCACCCATTGAACGAGCGGCAGGTTGACGTTAAGCTGGGAAGCGACCCGGGGAAGAGCGACATTGATGATGCTGGCATCGAGGGTGGCCATAAACGTACCGATCGAGGTTACTCCGAAAATCAACCAGGGATTGAGTTGTTTTCGCGGTTGCGTCATATCGATCGAGTTCCTCCGATTTATGCCGGGTGGCGTCGAGTGTTTCCCTTTAGTCAAATATGTATCGAAAGAATATCACTATACTGTGGGAAAATCAAGATTTGGCGGCGAAATATGGCGCATGCAAGGCCAAGGGCGCGTACTTCGCCTGAGCGAATACGGATATGACGGCTGGCGAAAAGGTTACATAATCATCCGGACCGGCATAGGATATACAAAATATCTTAGGAGGAGTAGTTATGGAGGAATGCAAAGTTTCGCCGCCGGACCGCCATTGCTTCCGCCTGGAGGAGCGGGCGCCCGATTTTAGCGCGCCGGCCTATTTCTGCGGCAAGGAGATCGAGGTCGGTCTGCGCGATTTCCGCGGCAGATGGCTGCTGCTCTTTTTCTATTCCAGCGATTTCACGTTCGTCTGACCGACCGAGCTGGCGGCAGTTGCCGACATTTATCCCTGTCTGAAGGAGCTGTGCGCATCGGCTATCGCGATCAGCACCGATAGTGTGTATGCCCACAAGGTATTTCACGAGACCTCGCCCCACGCGAGCCGAGTACAGTATCCCCTGCTGTCTGACCGCTCGGGGGCGATCGCCCGCGCTTACGGGGTATGGGGCCGCGAAACGGGAGCGGCTTACCGGGCCACTTTTATCATCGATCCCGAGGGGCGCATTCGTTATTATTCGGTCTACCCCCGCGAGGTGGGACGCAATGTGCGAGAGATCGCGCGCACGCTGGCCGGCATCCAGTACGGCGAGGCGACCGGCGAGGGCGTGCCGGCGGGATGGAAGCCGGGGATGCCGGGGATCAGCCGGGATTTCGAGCTGGCAGGCACAGTATAGGTATGGAAAACGCCGCTAAATAAGCGGCGTTTTCATTTTCCCCGTTCCTGCCTTTCGTCAAGGACGCGTAGAAAACTCCAGATGCAAGGCGCACCGGAGGCTGCCACCACCGTTTGCTCTGCGACAACGTTTGTAGAAGTTGTTTGCACGGGATGTATTCAACGGCAGCGTGCGTACACGATCGTACGCTGAGGATGGCAGTCGAGGAGCAACGCCGCAGACGGACTTTCTACGCGGCCTCAGATAATCAGCGGCTTTGCATTAGGAAGATTGACGGCGTGGACGGCGCAGGTGAAACACGGGTCGAACGAGCGGACCACTCTCCCCACCTCGACGAGGCTGGCAAGGTCGGCCACCGGTGTGCCGATGAGGGCTTCTTCGACCACTCCCCGCCGGCCGGAAGCGTCGCGGGGGGAGAATTTCCAGGTGGTGGGGGTGACTACCTGGTGATGCTGGATTTTACCGTCTTTGAATTTTAACCAATGGCCGAGGGCGCCGCGCATTACGTCGGTCAGGCCGGCGCCCTCTCCCTGGGGCGGCAAGGTATAAGGCCGCAGGCTGGGCTGGCCGGGTACGAGCTGAGCCAGCCAGCCTTCGGCGAGGCGGCAGAGTTTGAGGGTTTCGTGGGCCCGGGCGATGAGGCGGTCCATGACGCCGCCGCCTTTCTCGCGGTATTCGCCGTTTAAAACGGCCCGCGGCAGGGGTCCGCTTTCGAAGGCCAGGCCTTTGTAGCGGGGCGCCTTGGTCCAGGAGTAGGCGTCGGGCTTGTCGCGGTCGGGGACGGTGTTTTCGGTGTCGGGCCGCCCGCCGCTCCCTTCCCGGTACCAGCTGTAGCGAATTTCTTCGCTAATCAGGGCGGCGTCCACATCCCCGACCGCCCCTCCGCCCGTCTGCACGCCTGCCCTGATGGCCCGCCGGCCGGTAAGCGGATCGGGAAACATGCCGAAGGACAGGAAATTACCGTTGCCTTTGCCGATAGTATAATAATCGGGGTAGTGGGCGGCGACGGTCAATACGTCGGGGATATGTACGCCTTCGATGAAGTATTTTATTTGCCGCACGATGGCGGTGGCGGCCTTGATCTGGTCGGCGTTGGTCTGTTGGGTGACGCCGGTGACCATGATGGTCTGCTGGTGGGGGGCTTTGGCGCCGAACATGGCCATTAGTTCGTGGGCGCTGGCGGCGATGCGCACGGCCGCGGGGAGGCGGCCGACGAGTTCGGCGCTGGTTTTCGCGGGCAGCCTGAAGTCCGGCTTGGGGGGGCGGGGCGTCCAGGGAGGAGTGTCAGGGCCGGCGGCGTAGTCGGGGAGGGCGAGGAGGTAGAAATGGCGGAGGTGGTTCTGGATGATGTCGGCGGCAAGGATGAGGTTGATGAGGTGCTGGCCGTTGACAGTGGGGGCGAGGCCGGTGGCCTGCTGGAGGGCAAGGCAGTCGGCGACGGCGTGGGCGCTGGAGCAGATGCCGCAGATACGCTGGGTGAAGAGGATGGAGTCGCGGACGTCGCGGCCGGGCATCATCTGCTCCCAGCCGCGGTAGAGATGGCTGCTAACCCAGGCGTCGGTGACCCGGCCGCCTTCGACCTCGACGTCGACCCTGATCGGTTCGTGGATGCGGGTCATGGGAAAGATGGTCTTTCTGGCCATTATTTGTCCTTTCCGGTTTTGTCCTCGGTACGCCAGAACCCGACGAGGCGCCGCAGCCAGGATTTGGGGCGGCGGCGGTGCGGTTTCGCGGCTTCGAGCTGTTTCGCTTCGCTCATGAGGGCGTTCTGCTGGCGGATGAGGTCGTCGAGTTCCTGTTTGACCTGGGTAAGGTTTTCCGGCGGGGCGGGGTCGCTGGGTTTGGTGCCGTCGAGATAATGGTCGTGGATGCGGCGGGCGAAGATGCCGGCGGCGAGATGGGTGGCGACCGCCCCTACGCCGAGGGCGGCGAAGGCGGCGCCGATTTTGCGGACGCTGACGGATACGGACCTGGTCCTGATGTCGGGAAGGTGGTTGTAAAAAGGCGTCATGCCGTCGGGGAAGTGGGGGCTGGCGCAGCCGATGCAGGGTGTCCCGGCCTTGACCGGCCAGTTGACGTAGTCATTCCATTGACGGGAGGGGCAGTCGGCATGGGTGACCGGCCCCTTGCAGCCGACTTTGTAGAGGCAGCCGCCCTCGCCGGGAAAGGCGGCGAAGATGCCGTCCTCGAACTGCTGGCGACGCTGGCATTGGTCGTGGATGGTGCGGCTGTAGAACAGTTTGGGCCGGTTGTAGGCGTCGAGCTCCGGCAGGCCGTAAAGCAGCAGGTGGCTGAAGGTGCCGGTCATCCAGTCGGGGTGGCTGGGGCAGCCTGAGACGTTGATGACGACGCGGTCGGTGATGACGTCCCAGACGCCTTTGCCGCCGCCAGGGTTGGGATGGGCCGCCCCCGGCCCGCCGAAGGCGGCGCAGTCGCCGACGGCGATGACGTAACGCGCCTTGGGGGCGAATTCCCGCAGGGCGGCAAGGCCGGTCACCATTTCGCCGTTGCGCATGAAGATATGATTATAGCGGCCGTCGGCGGCGGTCATGACCGAGCCTTCGACGACCAGCCAGAACTTGCCGGCTTCTTTTTCGACGGTGTCGAGCATCACCCGCACGGCGCCGTCACCCTGGACGGTGTTGTAAAGCCAGTGGTAGCGGAGGTCGAGGAACTCGGTTAACAGTTGATAGAAGTTAGGGTTTCTGGTGTTGTCGAGGGATACGCTCTCGCCGGTACAGGAGCCGAGTTCGAGCCAGATGACGGGCGGCCGGGGCAACGCGCTCTGGGCGCTGGCCTGCCTCAGCACCGGGATGAGTATTTCGGCGAGGCCGGTGGTGGCGGTCGCCGCGAGGCAAAGTTTGAGGAATTCCCGCCGGGAAAGCATAGGCTACCCTCGTTTCGAATGACGCTCTTCCTCGTGGAGCCAGACGAACAGGCCGGCGTATAGCAGATAGCCGGTCAGGCCAAGCGCCATCCAGGCGTACCCGGCCAACACGAGGTAGCGGCCCAGCATGGGTTCCGCGGCCACGCCGGCGAAGTCGCCGGCCGCCAGTACCAGACCGCCGGCGACGATGAACAGCGCCATGATCCTTTTCATGCGTTCGCTGATATCGAGCCTGGGGGTGAGCCACAGGGGGATGGCGGTCATGGCTCCCGCCAGCGCAAGGTGGAAGGGGATACGGGCCTGGATTTCCCTCAGGCCGCTTTCCTGGGCGAATTGGCCGGCGAAGGCGCTGGCCATGGTGATGTCGCCTTTGACCGCCATGTTCAGCGCCATATCGAGGTTGTAGTGGATGGCCTGATGGCGGGCGGGCAGGAGGAAGACGTCGTTGAACAGGCCGTAGCCGACGCTGAGCAGGAAGAGCAGCAGCCCGCCGGAAGATAGGATGCGTTGACTAGTCATAGCAGCCTCCGGTAATCCGTTTTCCCTACTAAAATTCCCAGGCATGGCAATTTTATGCCTGGGCTTTACGCAGGCGGAACCATGCGCCGCCCGGCGTCATATTATGTAGTAGATAACGCGAGGAGGTATGGGAATGGCTTTTTCCCGCAGGAAGAAAGCGCGCGGTCCTTACGATAAAATTGTGAAACATGCTCAGGAATTCCTGCGCCAGGAGCTGGCGCCAATCCGGGCTGACCAGCAGGCGGTCATGGCCCAGAACGAAAAGATTACCGAGTATGTCCGGCAGATCTGGAGCAGCGTGGCACAGCGTCCGGCCGAAAAAGGCCAGGGGTAGGAGATAAGCAAGAAAGAGGCGCGCCCGAAGGCGCGCCTCTTTCTTATTGCATGTTTTCACGGGCCCACCGGGGCCACTCTTTCGCGAACGATGCGTAGTCCATGCCCAGGGATGCGGCGATGGCGTCTTCCATGGTCCGACCGGCGGCAAGGGCGGCGATGACGTTCTTGAGGCCGGTTTCGCCGTGAACGGCGGCGATGTAGCGCACCGCGGCCAGCGATTCGCG is a window of Selenomonadales bacterium 4137-cl DNA encoding:
- a CDS encoding phosphomannomutase/phosphoglucomutase; translated protein: MNIFHACDIRGIAGGDLTDVAARKIALAVGLKLAGRQVVVGGDVRLSTPALQAIVIETLAESGCHVLDIGTVSTPAFSYALKKTAAVGGVMVTASHNPAPYNGFKLVLGPEPVSEADIADLARLVAAGARTEGSGSIARLPVAADYLAFTAACARRGSLKVVLDAGNGAVSRLAPQLFRSLGYDVVELYCQPDGNFPHRPPNPALAENLAALGAEVCRTGAALGAAFDGDGDRVGFVDETGRPLDNDDIIVLLARHYLARESGAVVYDAKCSMVVAEEIAKAGGRAVMARAGHTFSKQAFRRENALFAGEISGHFFFRELGYDDGAFAALKIAEIVAASGPLSVLADSVPDYLLTPDIRIPYPQPDKQAVIAAAAAALAPYRPNLIDGVRVEFPDGWGMIRASVTEPLFTFRFEAKTPARLAEIGDILLGALPASLREAVRPRIAAG
- a CDS encoding MFS transporter yields the protein MTQPRKQLNPWLIFGVTSIGTFMATLDASIINVALPRVASQLNVNLPLVQWVVSAYLLTISCLLPLFGRLGDIFSRRLVCNAGFFVFTLGSMLCGLSGHIALLIAARVVQAVGAAMLMANAPAIVAAAFPGPGRGRALGMVGMVVALGSMTGPSVGGLLVGAFGWESIFFVNLPIGAVALLAGYYILPANERRLDEKFDYAGAGLFAVGMTAFLLAVSHGEEWGWRSAAVIALAATSVLALGAFVRHEKRTLFPMIDFSLFRKWAFLSGNITGLLSFMAVFSNTMLLPFYLSRILNLESSHIGLLMTPFPIVLAFVAPVSGYLSERVNPALLCAAGLSVTAAGLVWLATLTAAAAVWKVALGQAVLGLGNGLFQSPNNNSVMSAAPPEKLGLAGGINSLVRNVGQVCGIAIAVSILETRQAASLAGIASPTTGQQIGAFLTGYHTALGVGAVFAVLGAVVSFRRRSHLKPAEK
- a CDS encoding peroxiredoxin codes for the protein MEECKVSPPDRHCFRLEERAPDFSAPAYFCGKEIEVGLRDFRGRWLLLFFYSSDFTFVUPTELAAVADIYPCLKELCASAIAISTDSVYAHKVFHETSPHASRVQYPLLSDRSGAIARAYGVWGRETGAAYRATFIIDPEGRIRYYSVYPREVGRNVREIARTLAGIQYGEATGEGVPAGWKPGMPGISRDFELAGTV
- a CDS encoding nickel-dependent hydrogenase large subunit, whose protein sequence is MARKTIFPMTRIHEPIRVDVEVEGGRVTDAWVSSHLYRGWEQMMPGRDVRDSILFTQRICGICSSAHAVADCLALQQATGLAPTVNGQHLINLILAADIIQNHLRHFYLLALPDYAAGPDTPPWTPRPPKPDFRLPAKTSAELVGRLPAAVRIAASAHELMAMFGAKAPHQQTIMVTGVTQQTNADQIKAATAIVRQIKYFIEGVHIPDVLTVAAHYPDYYTIGKGNGNFLSFGMFPDPLTGRRAIRAGVQTGGGAVGDVDAALISEEIRYSWYREGSGGRPDTENTVPDRDKPDAYSWTKAPRYKGLAFESGPLPRAVLNGEYREKGGGVMDRLIARAHETLKLCRLAEGWLAQLVPGQPSLRPYTLPPQGEGAGLTDVMRGALGHWLKFKDGKIQHHQVVTPTTWKFSPRDASGRRGVVEEALIGTPVADLASLVEVGRVVRSFDPCFTCAVHAVNLPNAKPLII
- a CDS encoding hydrogenase small subunit, whose protein sequence is MLSRREFLKLCLAATATTGLAEILIPVLRQASAQSALPRPPVIWLELGSCTGESVSLDNTRNPNFYQLLTEFLDLRYHWLYNTVQGDGAVRVMLDTVEKEAGKFWLVVEGSVMTAADGRYNHIFMRNGEMVTGLAALREFAPKARYVIAVGDCAAFGGPGAAHPNPGGGKGVWDVITDRVVINVSGCPSHPDWMTGTFSHLLLYGLPELDAYNRPKLFYSRTIHDQCQRRQQFEDGIFAAFPGEGGCLYKVGCKGPVTHADCPSRQWNDYVNWPVKAGTPCIGCASPHFPDGMTPFYNHLPDIRTRSVSVSVRKIGAAFAALGVGAVATHLAAGIFARRIHDHYLDGTKPSDPAPPENLTQVKQELDDLIRQQNALMSEAKQLEAAKPHRRRPKSWLRRLVGFWRTEDKTGKDK